The DNA sequence TTTCCTTAAGATTCACAAAATCCGTATGGAGCTTGATCCAAATGAACCTAACAGATTACCAGTAGACACCTGCAGTTGAGGAGATCAAATTACATGGTTTCCAACTGCTATCCCACGAAGATGTCATTCAGCTTGAACAAATGTCGGCTAAGGAAAGGAGTCCACTCGACCCCACGTCTGCATCAATGGTTGTGAACTGTCAAGATGAGCTTCTACGTGTCATCGTCTTTGTCTTCAGGTTATTTTCCACCTGAATGGAAGAATCCACTTGTTTCGCCTGTCCGCGTGAAGCCTGGTAATGTCTACTCGTTTCAGGATATAAGACCTGTCAGAAATCTTCAGTTCGTTTCAAAACTAAGCGTGCTGTCTCAAATTCACAGTCACATGGAACAGTTTTCGTCATATCCTTTATTGCAATCAGCATATAGGAAGTTCCATTGTATTGAAACGGCTCTACTTAAAGAACACATTGACATTCAGTCAAACATGGACCAAAAGAGAGTTTGTGGGTTCTGCTTGATTTAAGCGCCGCATTTGATACGGTTTACCAGGAAGTGCTCTTTAGACGTAAGGAGTCTAGTTTCGGGGCATCTGGCACTTCTCTGCAATGGTTTGGATCCTACATTGGAGGCAGATCCCAACGTATATTTATTAATGGCGGTTACCCAGATACCTTCGATTTGCGGTTTGGTGTACCTCAGGTTTCTTGCCTCGGACCTCTGCTCTTTACAATATACGCCAGCAAGctttttgaagtgaaaaaagaaaccaTCTTCCGGAAGTACATGCTAATGTAGATGATACACAGTTATATTTGTCATTTAGCCCTGACTAACATACTAGTCAAGTGGATGCTATTTATGCTGCTCAGAATTGTATTTAGGACATTAGAACGTGGATGACGGTAGATAAGATGAAACTTAAAGGGGACAAGACGGAATTCATTGTGATTGGTATACGTAACCCTGTCAATCCGTACTATACCATTTGCATAATATAAGATGTAATAGAAAGTTTTTAAGTATGGCATTACTAAGTGCTTGGTACAGGCTGTAACATTTTATTGTATGGTGTTCCCGCAGTCCATCTCTCGAAACTACAGCGCTTGCAAAACGCGGCAGTCCGAGTTATATGCCAAAACATAGCCATATTACTCCGTTACTTCTTTAGGCTTCATTAACTTGGGATTAGGTTTAGAATTAATTTTAGGATTGCAATGCTTGCTTTTAAATGTATATGCGGTTTGGCTACACAATATCTTAGTAATCTTTTAACAGTAAGAGGGTAGGCCAACGACGAACTGGAAGATACAATCCGGCAAATTCCCCTCAACGATAGATTCTGCCCTGTTTTTAACTCTGCattcttcattttctcttgcatTGTCCAAAGTATTCAGTCCCAAGGGAAAAGTTGAAAGGCCAGTCACTGTCAAGGACAGTCCTATTCTGGACTACGATCTCCCGGACAATCATGCTTCACCGACTTATGAAATGAATCccgggttcaaacctttcacagttaaACCTTTTCTGTCAGTGATGGAATGTATAAAAGTTTTCGCTGTAAAAAGTGTAATCTACCTTACATGTTAAACCACTAAAGATACTTTAGAATGAATCTAAACCCTAAGATAGCTTAGATTTGTAGTTGAACTGGTGTTAAGATAAATACAGCAAATAgagaaaaactgaaatttgggTTGCTCTGTAACAATGCCCGAGTACTAGGTCTTGACTGATTCAAGAGTCTCTCAAAACAATCTAATTGTTAACTGTTAACTACTACAGAAATTAGTACCTCCAATACTAGTGCAAGTGAGGTAGCTAGGGCTTTGTTGGGCGAAGTAAGAGACCGTTGAGCTGGATGATGGCATTTGAATCTTGGGAGTGACACCAGCTGCTGTTTGTACACTGGGAACCACTGTACCCCTAAACTGGCTTGGGGATGTTACGGAACTAAAACTTGGCTCCAAACCAGATTTAGAAGGTCTGATTACTGGAATCTGACCTCCAGGGACGTTTGGAAATTTGATTTTAGTTTGAATAGCGTCGGTACAAACACAAATACACAGAGATGGACAGTTCTTGGTCTCGTTGTCATTCCTGGGAAGTGGACGCAGAGAGGACGCCAAATTTCCTGTGTGGGAAGGCTGTGGACATGGACATGGACAGGTAGCGGGTGGGGGGCATGAAACTAAATAAAAACCAGGAAAATAGTTTTTTACATTGTGATGAAAGCTCTgttaaatattttcaaacatttgaaaTCTAAATCTTGGGCTATAGCAAAAATAGTGCCTTCATGATTCGCAACTTTGGAAAAAAACCTCTTTCTCTTCTAGGTTTTGACCATTAGATTCGAAATTACGTTACGGTATTTTCCAAGCttgaaaaacatttaaatgAGATTTGAAACTCTCTCAATGAAAGGTGCATTTATGAAATACATTCTATTGATGTTCAAAATCTCCTATTCACCAATTTCAATGATtccatttatacaaaaaaaaagaaatgctaaCATGCTCAACTACTGAGATATAATAATTGTGACTATCTTAAGTCTCAGCGAGCTGAAGGTTAGTTGAACTGGAATCACAGCAAGGTCAACAAAATGATTCATCAGTAATAGATCGATTAAAtgatttttaacaatacctggTTTTGGTACTTGTATATGTATAGTTGGAGCTGTTTGAATCATCACACCGGTCGGTGTCACAGGACCTTGTATTGGTGAATATCTATTGTTTTGCTCTAGCTGCTCAATAACTGACGAAGGTAGCGGTATCTCCGTAATCTCATATCGGCCTGCATATCAAAAGAAACAATCAAATTACACAAGCTATTTATTTAACTTGGTTATTTCTTTTACAATTAACATCTAAGGCGGAATTGCCCCTACGCTAATTTCTACTTTCCAAAAAGCGTGTTTTCGGTGGTTGGTTTGTTTGTGTTGTTCTTGTTCTCATTAATTCTTACCTCAAGCGTAATTGACAAAAAAAGCTCATGAATAGCCCTACGCAGCCTTCAGACCTCAAGCTGGAGCTCTAAATTTTCCATCAAAAGAGGACAAGTAAATTTTATCTTAAAAAGGGACAGGACGGATTTAATGGTGAATAAGCAGAGACATTACCTGTGTTTATCAGGTACCTTTACTTGGTTTTAATTTTGGCTTTGTTATTTTGGATTAAAGATTGGACACACTGAAGTATAGGTGTCCATTTCCTATGAGGGCCCGAATTTTGGAGTTAGTCCTTCCAATTCACCGTATTTGAATGTTTGATCGGTTATCTGGCTTATTAATATCTTAAatcttaatattttaatatccttttgtttgtttgattgttttgcTTAACGTGCTTATCGAGGTGCAAAACTACTGAATAACGCTCAATATgcaatccctttggaaaaaagcgTACAACATTTCGAGGTCTTCCTAAAACAGCTGTTTGTTAGGAATTTCAGCGACAATAAAAACGGTGTCATCGGCTTCCATTTCCAGAATCAGCTAAGGCTTGTTATTGCAGCTAGCTAGGTCTGCAACAACAACCTGAATGGACGCCTTTCCCATAAAAGCTATTGACAGTCAGAGATTATTCCTGTCACCATtgataaaattgtaaaaataataaagttgGCCATTACATTCACTTTTTTCTGTGGAGTTCGGCTTTCACTTCCCTACAAAGAAACTTCCTTGCTTGTGTCGGTGGGTGAACTTTTCAAGCAGACCAAGAAAGGTTAATTGAGGTTTAACACTTGAGGAGTTCACCGCGGGATAGATAATAAGGAACCATTATCCCTGAAGTGAATTTAACTTAATTAAAATCTGTCAGAATagaattaaagcaaaaaaagttCACATGCTATAAGCTGCTTCCTGTATTTCACGATTTGTTTTTTGCGGTGCATTAACACACCTTTCCGACATCTGCTTCTTATTATTTAgaacaacaaattaaatttaaaacttaCCTGTTGGCTTAATATAATATGTTCCTTTCACGGGCCAAATCACAGATTGAAGAACACAACAAAGGCAGACGAAGTGGGAAATGGTGGTCATTTGTTTAACTCAATCCGTACAAGTtggcaaaataacaaaacaacaactcgcataacaaaataacaactcGCGGGTTACAAAGCAAGATTTAACTTACGCGAGAGTCAATCTACTACTTGAAATTTTACACTTGACGCGCTTATTACGTAAGGCTTTGTGCATctcattgtattttacttttcatGGTCCATTCCATTAAATTTTATGACAACACTCAAGTAAAAGAACGAAATGTGCAGTAGGTAAACTGTGAGTGATAAAAAGTGAGATTCGACCCGACCATTCAGATTTGTTTACCTTtagagctgtttttttttttatcttcttcatTTGGTTTATTTATGGCTGGTATTGCTGAAACTTTACGTTGGAAGTCACAGGAAAGTAACATAACACACGGACCACAAGCTTTGTCCCACCCACTTCTTACACTAAGTGGCTGGAGAATCTGGGGCGCTTCGGTTTCGATAACCAATCATATTTCGTAATTTAATGAATTTTACTAGGTCGTATCTAGCAAAGGTTGGTACCCAGAAGCGTTCTCATCGGGAGGCAACTGTTTTAGCCATGTAGAAGAGATGTACCTTTAATTTGATCTCTTTTAACATACAATGGGGATCAAAAAAACTTGGAACCACCAGGTAAACTGTTCGAGGAAACATTACTAAGGACTCTTCTCCGCCTCTTCTCCTTCATCGTTTCATTCCCCTTCGCCCCATGAGCAATGTTGTGCAAAAACACATTAACTTGTTTGTACCCATGAACATTGCCTGGGGTAGGGCCATGATCATCTCAACTACTCCTACACTTTTGATCTCCATTGTAGATTGTCAGTACTGtacatgaaattttcatatgGCCATATCCGAAGATGAAGCGAACCCTGACTTCTGACAGACTACCCGGGCAGGCATGATGGGTCAATCATTCCCGCTCGAGATTTCCCACGTTGGTCCCGCGAGAAAAATTTTTCCCTGTAGCCTTATAATAAATCCTATATTTACCAAGCTCGGTCAAGATGGTTTGATATCGGCCTcgttctttgtttatttttattgccctcgacttcgtctctgTCCATAAAACTGCAAAAACGAACTATGCCAAAGTAACAATGGCCTTAATAGTCACATCCAATGCGCAATCTTCTAGGCATAAAAACGTCGCGCAAACTGAAGAGGGAAAGCAAATCATTTTGAGCCAAGAAATAGTGTGCACCTACTTTTTATCCCTGACAGTTTTTCTATTCATCTGATTTTAAGGATATATACCAGTTATCCACTGAAGTGGAGGTGGCCAGTGGCGGAAATTACTGACCAGCGTAAACATTCACCaatagccaccgacactgaggtgaataattgagcacaaaactGATTGTTTTTAACTCATCTACTGCTGTCAACGATTGCAATATTGACGCGCAAATGACCGAACAGCCGTCGCGTTTTCTTACAGACAAGTAAAagttttgaaggcatttgtttatcTCTTACGGCCACATTTCTTCCCTTCATGTACTTCCTTTTGTTACAGATTGTATAaggaaaacacgaaaaaaaaaaatggataaaaaataaagagaagcGCTAATTAGCCTCACTGGCCTCcttttaaagtaaaaattctTAATATAAACTTTGCACGCGCTCAGGCTAAAGAAACTAGTGAAACGGATTATAAAGGATATAAAAGAATAAATGTTCAGCAACAGGTCAATAAATTCACAACTTGTATTGTACCTACACTCTTTGGAGTTTAAAGGTGCACTCTTTACATTTCCTAGTTTCCTGATATTTTGTTGCAAACTTTAGAAATAGAATGACACTGCCCTACCGATTGTCTCCAAAACTGAAGTCAAGACGGATTTGACCTGAGTTATGTTTGGCTCTCTTCTTCTCACGGGAACAACAAAGAAACCTCAGAATGTAGTTTGCTTAGAGTAGGTATACACTATGTCGCCTGCACTGGGTATTACCATTGCCTGCTAAGCACAGAATTCTTTTCTTTACAGCAAGCCTATAACACTCTACGTTGTATCATTGTTAACCCAAGACACCAGCAATCCGTTCTTTTCGTCCACTGACAGGTACAATAGAGCAGCAAAAGGCCTCATTTACTAGCGTCCTATAGAGATAGATAGTatacttttttgttattttgacaGCTATTGGTATCCACAACCAGGGTCAACCTCCGTTCTTGTCTGCCACTGGATGTTTTCTAAGACGAAAGTTCCTAGAATCTTTTCGTTCCATTTCCTGCTCTTCTCCTAGACCAATAATTCGGTAGACGTAATTAGCACCTTGAGCTCCAACGCAATCGTCCTGATTTTCCTTTGCTGGACACTCATTGAAGTCTCTTGTAATGCACTGATTTGATGGCCCATCCCTGCTATAGTCCATCTGGGTACTTGGCCCACTGTAGCACTCGCCTTTtaaatttaataacaaaaaactaACGTTAACTATAGTCTTACTAGTTGGGGCTACGTTGGAATTAAAAAGCTGCCATTTATCTGATTATATCCAAaactctcaattttttttcaggatgTTGAAACCACCTCCCTTCGTCAGGCagattttcaaaacaatagaataAACTAagctttttctataaaatgttCTTGCCTAACaccttaaaataaaaatgtcactATCCTTTCTTTTTACATCGGAATCGTACTACATAAGCGGCCTTACCGTGGTTTTGGACTCCAAAGTATTTATAGCCAAGCTCCTGTGCTTGCTCGGCGCACCTGCATAACACATCACTAAGATACATGTCGAGTTCACCAAGTTTTGCCTCCTTTCCACTGAACTTTGGAGAAAGCTCTTCCATATCCGTAAATATGAGGTCAGGCAATGGGCGCAGAGAAAGTTGCTTATCAGCGTAGCAACCTATATTCTCGAAGTGGGTGAAACAAGCCTTTCCtgccaaacaaaaacaattacattTAGTTAATCAGTCTACATGACAATTGACTTTTTAAGTTGATCTTTTCAATTGTGTCATGTTAGTTGTTTCATACCGAGGCAAAGTTCAAGTGATTAGATGATCTGCTATTGCGTATGATTCGTCCAGTGTCTCAGTAGAAGGTACACTTTTAATATCTTTTACCTTGATGTGTCTCGAGCTTCTCTTTAATGCTGTAAACAAAAGTAGTTGTTTTATTTCCACCACATGCATTCTGATCATTTGCATCACACAAGGCGAATTCTTTAGTGATACAGAATTCAGATGGATCGTATTCATCGTACGGTCTATCGGCTCGTACTCCTGACCAGCATTCACCTGCGATAATGTAAAAAAAGGCCATAAATGACCAGTTTTAAGGAGATTAAAATGACAGGGAAACAcagtagcccccccccccccccccccccccattgtAGTAAGCTGCTGGAAGGGTGTAGACGAAATACAGATGAACATCACGGCGTTTGCATTTTGCTGTAAAATACAAATTTGAATGTGACTGTTTCAATAAAAGTTCAAACGAAATGATTGTTTGAGTACAACCGTTGAAAGAAACGCATGTTTTGGAAAGGACAACCATACAGTCTGCAATTGAACGCGATACTCACCGAAGTTAGCTATTCCAAAATTACCGAATCCCTTTGCTTTTGAAAGCTGCGCACAACGACAAACCATATCATCCAAATGGCTATCCCAGTTTCCCCAGTTTATGGCAAAACCACTAAAATCGAGACTGCTTTCATCGAGATCAGTGAACAGAGGTTGTGGTAAAGGTCTCGCATTTAGTAAATTATTGTAACAACCTCTCTTTATGAAATCCACGGGACAATTATctgaagaaaagggaaaaagaaataattcacAGGCAGAAATTCAGTTGCttataatgcaaaaaattttgagttttgaagaaaataatatattttcagaaatttttaaCGTTTATATTACTTCGGCACACCCATTCTACTGATCACGAAAGTAAATGGCTCATATGTGACGTCATGAGAAGCAAATTCAGCAAACGCATCTTCCTAGCATAGTTTACCTTTCTTTCTCCACACTTGTTTACTTGTATATTAAGTCAAGCGTTCCTTAATTTGCCTCTTGGTTCCTTAATCTACGTCAAAGTTTCTTTGTTTTCGAGAGGTTTGCGAAAGAAGGGCCAAAATGGCGGATGAAGAGCCAAATGGCTGTAAATTTGGACTTTTCTAAACAATTCTATTCGCAGAGTTTTTCTAGTATTGTGTACTTtcaattataattttaaaaaataaataagttatgGGCacttttaaagacttttttttatgaaaaatgaaacagtactgcatttctgttttcttttatttgtttccaGATTACAaagtttttcttagtttttgtgTGGGCATTGTCAGTAATGCATGGTATAATAGCAATGGTAACAAGGCCTGATTAACAATTCCCTTCAACTCTCTCTAGAACGCAGACATGTTGACTTATGCTAGTAATATGAAATAGAACGTTAATCAATGCAGTGCAGGAGGGTACCTTACCGTACAACTCTCCTTGCTGACTGTCCTTGGAATATAACGGACCAGGTGCTTTATCCGTCTGAGCTGAAATCAGAGTAGACCAATAAATGAGATAACCATGCATATCAAAATCAATTATACTGTAAAGGAtaactttttttgataaaaatgaGTAATGGTGCTACTTTGAAGCTACCTTTAGAAATCAGGTACAGCATCAACAgaattattaacaaaaaaagagaaactgtAGATAAAAGGGTGGGGGGAGAGAAAATTTGCCAGGCCTGGAGAGATAATGGTTGgtttacattttctgtttacCTACTATGCAtgtctttgtattttttttcagttctcttTTAAACCCTACTAGTAATATCGCCATTTTACTCAAACCTTTACACTATGGCTCATTAAAACTTGAACGCAACTTTCACTGTTCATTTGACTGACCTTCTGTAAGTATAATGCGATAGACGTAATTGGAGCTTTGATCACCAGCACAATCACCCACACTGTTGGCATCACACGGCTGCTGAAGGGTGTTAAGACACCGTTCAGAAGGTCCAAAATCGTTGTAAGTATCAGCAGCGTTCCTTCCAGACCAACAATCTCCTACACATTAATATAATAGTAATATGAAGAGATGTCTAGTTAACCAGTTGAGTACTGTATCAACCGGTTAGCGATCAAAATTCAATCCCATTGCCACGATTAGCCTATGCTAATTGCCAACTAACCGattaaagataaagaaaatacgttaccaataataatatttaatcataataataatgatgatgatgatgatagtgatgatgactATGAGCTGCCTGCTCTCTGATATGTCTATAAAGACCTTAAAATCGAATGAACAAATGAGAGAATGACGGCCACAAAAATTCCAGTAATTATAGGAGCCAT is a window from the Porites lutea chromosome 10, jaPorLute2.1, whole genome shotgun sequence genome containing:
- the LOC140949660 gene encoding uncharacterized protein; translation: MTTISHFVCLCCVLQSVIWPVKGTYYIKPTGRYEITEIPLPSSVIEQLEQNNRYSPIQGPVTPTGVMIQTAPTIHIQVPKPVSCPPPATCPCPCPQPSHTGNLASSLRPLPRNDNETKNCPSLCICVCTDAIQTKIKFPNVPGGQIPVIRPSKSGLEPSFSSVTSPSQFRGTVVPSVQTAAGVTPKIQMPSSSSTVSYFAQQSPSYLTCTSIGGTNFCSS